The Terriglobus sp. TAA 43 sequence CTACGGAAGTGATCAAGCTGATCCTTGGCATTGGCGAGCCGCTCATTGGTCGCCTGCTGCTGGTGGATTCGCTGGGCATGACCTTCCGCACGCTGAAGCTGCGCAAGAACCCCAACTGCCCCGCTTGCGGAACGCACGAGATCAAAGAGCTGATTGATTACAACCAGTTCTGCGGTGTTGCAGCACCGGCAGAGGTTGGTCCGCTGGAAGTGGCATCGCATGGCGTGGTGACCGGCCTGGAAGACAAGGACGGCATTCCGCAGATCAGCGTGGAAGAGTTGAAGGCGAAGCGCGAAGAAGGCAAGGCGTTCATTCTGGACGTGCGTGAACCGCATGAAGCGCAGATCGTCTCCATTGGCGCACCTATGATCCCGGTGGGTGAACTTGAAGCACGCGTGGGCGAGCTGGCCGCGTACAAGGACAAGGAAGTCCTCATTCACTGCAAGAGCGGTGCACGTTCGCAGAGAGCTTCGTTGATTCTGAAGAACGCGGGCTTCACCAACGTGAAGAACGTTGCAGGTGGCATTCTGGCATGGGCCGATCGCATCGATCCGAGCCTGCCAAAGTACTAATCAACTTAACTCAAGACTGGAAAGGGCGTCCCTCGGGACGCCCCTTTTCATTTGCCTTCAGGGTCATGTGCGAACGCGGCGGATGGCGCGGTGGGCACTCCGTCTTTGTGCCCCAGGCCCAGGGCAGCAATCCGTCCATCACGTATCGTGACGACGTGTACAAATTCACTATCCGATAGAAGATCACCCTGCGTGTTTCTGACGATCTGGTGCACCCGGACATGAACAGTGCCATCTTCCTGTTCGTTCATCTCAAGTGGCTCCACGGTGGGATCGAAGTCTTGCCACTGTCGCTTCCAGTAGGCACGAATCTCGTCTTTGCCCACGGCAGTGCCGCCTTCCGAGGACTTAGGCCAGCGGACGTCAGGCGTCATGAACTCCAGAACGCTATCCACGTCACGTCGATTAAACGCCGCGTAGGCCCGGCGAAGAGATTCGGTTGTCTCGGACATGGGTCACTTTCCTCCACAGATCTTCGTGCCGGTATCGGCAACGCTGGCGATCTTCCACGTGCCGTCGACACGCACCATGTTGAAGAGATCGGTGCCGCAATGATCGACCTTGCCATCGACGAGAAAATCGAACGGTGCCCAGACGACCGCAAGATCGTTGTCGATGCGAATCAGCGGATCGTGTATGCGCTCCTCAATCTTCGTGGTGCCGGGTTTGCCGACGCGGGCTGCAAAGTCGCTAAAAGTCATCTGCGCGGCTTTGCCATCGCGCATCAGAACCATCGTTCCACCGGGCAGCGTGGGAGCCGCGATCGCCGCGGCATCCCGCTTCGCCATGCCGTCAAACATCGCCTGGATAGGAGCCAGAACAGCCTGTTCCGAGGGCGTCTGAGCCACGCTGATAGCTGCCGGTAGGAGAAATGCAGCAACAACCGGAATGAGGGAGCATACGCGATGCGGATTCATGCGCCCGATTCTACCGCTCAAAAGCGTCGATATTCCTCATAAATGTTCAGGATTCGATATGCTTGCAGAAACATCCACCACGAAGGGACTCGTTGCATGAAACGTATCGCCGCACTTACCGCTTCGATCATTCTTATGCCTGCGGCTGTTTTCGCGCAGCAGGCAGCCGCACCGGCTGCTCCGCCCGTTCCGCCCACGCAGAAGGTTCTGATCCATGTCCACTCGAACGATCCCAAGGTGTGGCAGGCGTCGCTGGATAAGGCCAACAGCATCATGTCCACAGCGCCCAAAGGCACTGCCGTGGTGGAGATTCTGGCTACCGGTGACGGCCTGAAGCTGGTGAACAAGGACATGCAGGGACAGAGCATTGTCACCGGCTCGCTCGATAAGGACGTCAGTTTCGTGGCCTGCCACGCGTCCATGAAGGCAAACCACATGGAGATCAGCGAGCTTCACTCCGGCGTTGGCACTGTGCCCTCCGGTGGTCGCGAAAAGGTCATGAAGAAGGCTGAAGGCTGGACCGTGCTGGACGAGACGGAAGCCAAGTAACTCTCTCTGAACAAGAAAATGCCCGGCGAATCGCCGGGCATTTTTATTTCAAGCGAGATACGTCGCTGGTCACTACTTTTTCAATGCAGGCAACAGCGGCTTCAAGGTCCCGTCGTTGGGAGCAGGCTTCAGGTCCAACAGCTTCGCTACGAAGTCATACACGTCCAGATTGCTGAAAGAGGGCAGCTTTACGCCTTTGCGAATGTCGGGTCCCGTGGCCAGGAAAAATGCCTTCATTTCCGGCATGCGAGTTACATCGTAGCCGTGGTCGCCCAGGTCTTCACGCGGGCTTGTCACGTGGGGATGCGC is a genomic window containing:
- a CDS encoding nuclear transport factor 2 family protein → MSETTESLRRAYAAFNRRDVDSVLEFMTPDVRWPKSSEGGTAVGKDEIRAYWKRQWQDFDPTVEPLEMNEQEDGTVHVRVHQIVRNTQGDLLSDSEFVHVVTIRDGRIAALGLGHKDGVPTAPSAAFAHDPEGK
- a CDS encoding nuclear transport factor 2 family protein; protein product: MNPHRVCSLIPVVAAFLLPAAISVAQTPSEQAVLAPIQAMFDGMAKRDAAAIAAPTLPGGTMVLMRDGKAAQMTFSDFAARVGKPGTTKIEERIHDPLIRIDNDLAVVWAPFDFLVDGKVDHCGTDLFNMVRVDGTWKIASVADTGTKICGGK
- a CDS encoding sulfur reduction protein DsrE; translation: MKRIAALTASIILMPAAVFAQQAAAPAAPPVPPTQKVLIHVHSNDPKVWQASLDKANSIMSTAPKGTAVVEILATGDGLKLVNKDMQGQSIVTGSLDKDVSFVACHASMKANHMEISELHSGVGTVPSGGREKVMKKAEGWTVLDETEAK